A stretch of DNA from Methylosinus sp. LW4:
GGCGCGTTATGTCGTGATGCTGCCGCGCGACGCCGCCCGGCGCCGCGGAGCCGAAGCTCCACACGGGCTTGCCGTCCCAATCGACCTCGCCGACCGTCTTGCGCACGCGCGTCTGCGCGCGGCCGGGCGTGAGATCGGTTCCCCTGCCCTCTTCGCTCTCGAGCGTGACGAAGATATGCCCGCGCGCGCCGTCGACGAGCGCCGGATCGATGAAGGAGACGGGCTGGCCCGTATATTTCCACTCGCGCACGACCTTGCCGGTGAGATCGACGAGCCTCGTCACATCGTCTCCGCCGGCGAAGAGAACATAAGAATTATAGGCGCGCGCAGGATCGTAGATAGTGGCGCCCGTCGGATAGACGCTGGGCTCCGCCGAGGCCCCGGCCGCCGCCGCCGCGAGAACGCCCACGCAAGCGCTGCGCAAAAACCACGCTCTGAAAAGGGTTTCGATCGAAAAGCGATGCCTGCCGCGGGCCATCGGACGCTCCCGTCTTGCTGCGATGCCGCCATTATATTCACACTTATCAGCTATGATAAATAGCAAAACGCTCGAGTTCTGCACATAAGAAGGAATTTGCATCGCGCCTCGTCACGAGAGACTCGGCGCCTCGCGGAAAGATCGCTTTCGATATTGTTTTTCCGCATATGCGGTCCGCTCGCGCGCGTCTCCGACGAAAGGCGCGCCCGCGCCCTTCCGCTCGAAAATTTGCGCTTGTTGGATGGACAAGAAAAACTATATCTGTCGAGCTTATGTAAAAATCGCCGGAGGCATTGTGACAATCTCATCCTCGCGACCGGGTTTGCGCGACGCCCCGGGGGAAATCGAAGTCGAGCGCGCCATCGCCGAAATCCGCGCCGGACGGCCGATCATTCTGCATGAGAATGGAGAGCGCATCCTCGCTCTCGCCGCCGAGGCGCTCGACTCCTTCTATTGCGAGAGCTTCGAACGTCTCGGCCGCGCCGACGCGCGCCTTGCCCTCTCTGGGCCGCGCTTGCGCCGCCTCGGCGCGCAGCGTCGCGAGGCCGGCGCCGTCGCCATGCCCGCGCTGGACGCCGCCCGGGCGCATGCGCTGGCATTCGATTCCGACGCGCGGCTCGACGCGCCCGCCGCCGCGCTCTCCGCGCTCGAGGAATGCGCTTTGGAACTGATGCGCCTCGCGCAAGTGCTTCCCGCGGCGATCATCGCCGGCGCGTCGGGCGCCGAGGCCGTTTTCGCGCGCCCGCTCGAGGCCGCCCGCGCCAATGTCGTCGCCTATCGCCCCGCCCGCCTCGCGGCGCTGCGCATCGTCTCTCGCGCGCGCGTGCCGCTGGAGGGCGCGCCGGACAGCGAATTCGTCGTCTTTCGCGGCGGCGAAGGATTACGCGATCAGGTGGCGATCGTCATCGGCGCGCCGAATTTCGCGCGGCCCGTGAATGTGCGCCTGCATTCGGCCTGCCTCACCGGCGATCTCTTCGGCAGCCTCAAATGCGATTGCGGCGATCAATTGCGCTATACGGCGCGCTTCATGGCGGAGAATGGCGGCGGCGTGCTGCTCTATCTCGATCAGGAGGGCCGCGGCAACGGGCTCGCCAACAAGATTCGCGCCTATGACCTCCAGGCGCGCGGCTTCGACACCTACGACGCCGACGAGACGCTGGGATTCGACAATGACCAGCGCCGCTTCTCCTTCGCCGCCGAAATGCTGAAGCTGCTCGGCGCGCGCCGCGTGCAGGTGCTCACCAATAATCCCGAGAAGATCGACGCGCTCACGCAGGGCGGTCTCGAGGTGGTCGCCGACCAGCGCATAATGGGGCGCCGAAACACCCATAATGTCCGCTATTTGGCCGCCAAGCGCGACAAGGCGGGACATCTCATCGACCTCGACCGCGCCCCCGCCTGACGCAAAAGGCCGGGAGCGCGCCTCCGAATATGTTGATTATTCCTATATTCAATATATCCTTATCCAAGAACCGTCGGCGCGGCGGCGGTCACGATGGCGTGCGCGCCGACGCACAATGCGATTCTCGCGGAGTTTCGACGAAATGAGTTCCGATCTGACCGAAGCCGCCCCTCCTTTCATCGGAGCGGCGAGACGCTTCCTGCCGCGTCGGAACGCCACCCGCTGGATCGCCGCTGGCCTCGTCGGCGCGGTCGCGCTCGGCGCGTGGCGCTATTGGGCCGCCGAAACGCCTGCGGCTCCCACGCCCGGCCGCGGCCCCGCCGTCGCCGTCGCGGTCGCCGAAATCACGCGCGGGGACTTTCCGGTCGTCTTCTCCGGGCTCGGCACAGTGACCGCCTCCGCGACATCGGTGGTGAAAGCGCAGGTGTCCGGCCCGCTGGTGGAGGTGCGCTACAAGGAGGGCCAGATCGTCAAGGCCGGCGACATTCTCGCGCGCATAGACCCACGGCCTTTCGATCTCGCCGTGGCGCAGGCGCAGGCCCAGCTGCAGAAGGACGAGGCGCTGCTGCAGAACGCCGAGCGCGATCTCGCCCGCTACGAGCTGCTGCGCACGAAGGTGAAGGACAGCGTCTCCGGCCAGCAGCTCGACACGCAGCGCGCGCTCATCGGCCAATATCGCGCCGCCGTCGAGATGGACCGCGCGCAGGTCGGACAGGCGAAATTGAATCTCAGCTACGCCGATATCGCCGCGCCGATCGACGGCCGCATCGGCCTGCGCCTCGTCGACCCGGGCAATATCGTTCAGACCAATGATCAGAACGGCATAGCGGTGGTGACGCGGCTCTCGCCGATCACGGTGATCTTCACTCTGCCGGAGGTGAGGCTGCAGAGCGTGCTGAAGCGTTTTCGCTCCGGCGAGGCGCTGGCCGTCGTCGCCTATGACCACGAGCATTCGCAGGCGCTCGCGCATGGCGTTCTCTATGCGATCGACAATCAGATCGACGCGACCTCCGGCACGGTGAAGCTGCGCGCCGAATTCTCCAATGAGGACGAGAAGCTCTACCCAAATCAATTCGTCAACGCCGAATTGACGGTGGAGACGCTGCTCAATGTCACGCTCGCCCCGGCGCCCGCGATTCAGCGCGGCGCCAAAGGGCCTTTCGTCTATGTGCTGGAGAACGACGACAAGGTCGCCGTGAAGCCGGTGCGGATCGGCCCCAGCGACGGCGAGCGCGCGGTGATCGAAGGCGGCCTCACGCCCGGCCAGCGCGTGGTGGTGGAAGGCGTGGACAAGCTGCGCGACGGCGCCAAGGCGACGCTCGCCGCCGGGCCGGGCGCGGAGAAGAAATCCCCGCCAGCCGAGGGACGTCGTCCAGAAAAAGCCCCCGCGCCGTGAGCGCCCGCCAATGAGCGTCGATATTTCCCGCCCCTTCATCGAGCGTCCCGTCGCCACCACTCTGCTGATGGCGGCGATCTTCCTCGCCGGCGCGATCGGCTTTCGGCTCCTGCCCGTCTCGGCGCTGCCGCAGATCGACTATCCGACGATAGAGGTGCGCACCTTCTATCCCGGCGCCAGCCCGGAGGTGATGGCGGCGACCATCACCGCGCCGCTCGAGCGCCAGCTCGGGCAAATGCCCGGCCTCACGCAGATCGCCTCGACGAGCTCCGGCGGCGCCTCGATCATCACGCTGCAATTCAATTTGAAGCTCTCGCTGGATTTCGCCGAGCAGCAGGTGCAGGCGGCGATCAACGCCGCGCAGAGCTTTCTGCCGACCGACCTGCCGGCGCCGCCGATCTACGCCAAGATCAATCCGGCCGACGCGCCGGTTCTCACCCTCGCGCTGCGCTCCAAGACGCTGCCGCTGACCGAGGTGCAGGATCTCGCCGACAGCCGCATCGCGCAAAAGATATCGCAGCTCTCCGGCGTCGGCCTCGTCAGCGTCTCCGGCGGCAATCGCCCGGCGGTGGTGGTGCGCGCCAATCCGTCGAAGCTCGCGGCCCACGCCTTGTCGCTCGAAGATTTGCGCTCCGTCATCTCCAACGCCAATGTCAATCTTCCCAAGGGCAATATCGACGGCCGCACGCAGCAATTCGCGATCGACGCCAATGAC
This window harbors:
- a CDS encoding efflux RND transporter periplasmic adaptor subunit; its protein translation is MSSDLTEAAPPFIGAARRFLPRRNATRWIAAGLVGAVALGAWRYWAAETPAAPTPGRGPAVAVAVAEITRGDFPVVFSGLGTVTASATSVVKAQVSGPLVEVRYKEGQIVKAGDILARIDPRPFDLAVAQAQAQLQKDEALLQNAERDLARYELLRTKVKDSVSGQQLDTQRALIGQYRAAVEMDRAQVGQAKLNLSYADIAAPIDGRIGLRLVDPGNIVQTNDQNGIAVVTRLSPITVIFTLPEVRLQSVLKRFRSGEALAVVAYDHEHSQALAHGVLYAIDNQIDATSGTVKLRAEFSNEDEKLYPNQFVNAELTVETLLNVTLAPAPAIQRGAKGPFVYVLENDDKVAVKPVRIGPSDGERAVIEGGLTPGQRVVVEGVDKLRDGAKATLAAGPGAEKKSPPAEGRRPEKAPAP
- the ribA gene encoding GTP cyclohydrolase II RibA, coding for MRDAPGEIEVERAIAEIRAGRPIILHENGERILALAAEALDSFYCESFERLGRADARLALSGPRLRRLGAQRREAGAVAMPALDAARAHALAFDSDARLDAPAAALSALEECALELMRLAQVLPAAIIAGASGAEAVFARPLEAARANVVAYRPARLAALRIVSRARVPLEGAPDSEFVVFRGGEGLRDQVAIVIGAPNFARPVNVRLHSACLTGDLFGSLKCDCGDQLRYTARFMAENGGGVLLYLDQEGRGNGLANKIRAYDLQARGFDTYDADETLGFDNDQRRFSFAAEMLKLLGARRVQVLTNNPEKIDALTQGGLEVVADQRIMGRRNTHNVRYLAAKRDKAGHLIDLDRAPA